CTGAGCTGTTCAAACTTATCATGGGAGAAACACATCCCCTGATGTTGATAAATTTAATTCCAATTACAAATGATTGTTCATTGTTCTGGCTGAGGGGCAGGAAACAAGTCTACCCATATAATATTGTGGAAGAAAAACAATGATTCGGACAGCTGGCAAAGCATCTCGCTGACATAGGAAATcaaacaattattttaaaataatcaagaAATTTAATCAATCAAAACATTAAACCAAACTAATCATTTGTCCTTTGCatccttttctctcctttccattaaacaggccattcaaatcaGATTTATAGCAGGAAAACAGGGCAACTTGTCCATACCAACCAAGCTTGGCTCTGCACctcatgatttttaaaaacttcataAGCACCCCCCCCCATATCCTATTCACCAGGAATTTAAAATTCAAGTATAAGATAGGAGTAAGtcatattttattaaaatattttattattgatAGATGTCACTTGGtatatatttacaaaatgtttGACCAGATAATACAATACTTCAAATAACAAATAGTTTAATAAAGTCATCAAAATTTAATGGCATAATCTTGATGCTTACTTCCAGCATTGTACTTCTTCAAGTGGGGCCAAGATCCACAACTTGCAAATGAGTTTACTGATTCATAGCACATTCTCAGACAATATTTTGAAGGCACGTTTCCTTTGCTCTGTGGTCATGATTTCACAGCTTTCCAACACATTGGCTACAAGTAGAGTATGCTTAATTGTTCTAGTTTTTACCCATATCCGTCCATTCATTCCAATCACTATCTCAAAAGGGTACAATTTTCCAAGATCCTTGATGACTTCACAGTTTGGAGAAagtaatctgaaatttggaattaaaaaaaaaaatcagacaattGATTGATAGTAAAGTGTTAGAATCTTCACAATTTCGTAACTTACTTGCGTGCAATACTCAACGAAACTTTAAATAATAATCCATCGGGTCCAATCACTCCCATTCCATTGGATCTTCCACAGCTATCAATGCAGACCAGCTCTGGTTCCATATCTTTATTAGCCACAACGAACTGTGCAAAGACAAGATCTCCCACCTACAAAAGTGAAGTCATTAGAATAATAGACAGTGAATTTGAAAACTAACATTTCCGGGTAGTTAATTTATGCAATTATGATAAATGACAATTATGATTataatgtgctttttttttgccagttatgAACCCACTCCAATCTATACCAGTCACACTCAGCTCAGTGTTTTCTACAGAATGTGTGATCTTTTGGCTGAGTCTTGAACTCTGATATCAATTCTCAGTGGACAACATATATTGTAAAATAACTTTCAACTTCTGCAGCCTTGATCTTTCTTCTctaaaatcaccattaaaaaaaactgacaaATAGAAGTAATATAGACAAATCCATTCTTTTTCAATCCAGCAAGCTTACTTATGACTCATTCATAATATATATTCATGACTACACTGGAAACTTTCTTCTAGCTTGGCTCATGTATCAATTAGTTGCCCAACTCAATTTTCCAAAGCTCGATGAAACAATGTTCTTTCCTTGTTGGATGCAAATAAAATCCAACTACCATCACTCTCAAATGCATTGTTTAAAagcaattaaaataattttattttattactttGAATATGAACATGATTCCTGATGAAAATGTTGGCCATCTAAATGTCTAAACAAGTCAGGTGATGTTAATCAATTAATCTCCAGTATCTGAGAGACAAAATTCAATTTCTACAAAGAAAAATaagttatttataattttatcaaAAGTGATATTCAGTTGGCAGATAAGCGAATCCAGATTTTGGACCTTGTGATGCTGACAGCAAAGTGCAGAATTTGGCATTCCAAAAATtgttcatttccactattgaaactAACATTGTTGTAGTAGGTCACCTTTCCCAAAAGACAAAATTAGTGGGATATTTTGATTAAACAAAGTCTTACTGaagaaagctttttttttaaattctcaattGATTTTGGGAACACCAAGTTAATACTAAAAATTACTGCTCACATTGATCATTAGTCTACATTAAATCTCAAGATGTCTGCAGTGAACACCTCAGAAGTCTTTTATCCAATCTGGTTcatgttattaacatttaataAAAGCAAGACTTACTTGCACATTCGGACGATTTCGCTTTGTGGCTCCTTCAAATGCTAAATACGACAATGAAGCTTGTTCACTTCCTCCTACATCAACTTTAAATACATCACCGGATTTGGTGGTGACAATTCCTATCACATATTCACCTTTGATTGGTACATACTATAGGGAAAagatgaaaataacaaaaaacaatTTAAGATTATATCTTTCTGCAATATATTTGCAAATTTCAAACCTGTTAGAAGTGATAGACAagatcaaacattttttttggaataatggtacctttttttaaaatggtcTTTATTAAAAATGAATGCAACTACCTCTGGAAATCTGTACTCAGAGCCAACTATGCAATAAGATATTCTTGTGCAGCAAGAGTTCTGCTCATGTAACCTGTGCTTTTATACCACAAGAATATTCGCAACACAAAACATTGGTTTGGGCAAATTCCTCTTTTATGCTGATAAACTAAATGGTTCGATTTCATTCATCTCCAGGTCTGCATATATTCTTTAGATCCTGAATTTTGGATACTGGCAACCTTTGTCCAAATCCCTAAATTTTACAGCAGCTTCATTGAGACTCTGGTATATTATAATTGGCAAGtaaaatataaaacaaattaaacaaaaacaatCTTGGGAGGAAGGAAATACAGAGGCACTAAATTAattccttatctttttttaagGCTTATTATTTCAAGTACACTTTCAGAAGGGTTTATTGGACAAGTGAAAACCAACTTTTATCCCTTATTCTCACAAAGACAAAGTCACAGATATATAGATGAGTGAGCAAATTGTTAGCTGTACACAAAGAATTTGCAGAGATATGGAAGTTGGAAAGCTGGCAGATGGGTTACCATGTGGGTAATTGTGATGCTCTATCTTTTGGAAGGAAGACTGAAAGGCAACTTATAATTTAAATTGAGTGAGCCTAAAGAATGTTgtgatacaaaattatgaggatccTAATCCATGAAACTGAAAACATTGACACACAAGTTCGTAATTGCAAAGGCTTATGGGATGTTGACTTTTAATGGAAGTGACATGAAATCAgcaagtgatcattgagggatcagaggtagagagggcaaGCAAATTTAaggtcttgggagtcaccatctgggaggatctttcctggacccaagatatgaatggcattgtgaagaaatcacatcagcacctctacttcttaaGGAGTTTGTGGACATTTGGTATAACagtagaaaccttggcaaatttctatagagatgTGGTGGGAAttttgctgactggctgcatcacaatctggtatgggaacaccaatacccccgagcataaagccctgcaaaaggtagttgacacagcccaggatatcacaggcaaatccctccccgctattgagtacatctatgaggaaagctgctgtcagagggcagcagcaatcatcaaagacctgcATCACCCAGCAtgcgctctgttcttgctgctgccatcaggaaagaagtatcggtgccaagactcacaccaccaggttcagaaacaaatgctgccctccaccatcagactcctcaacgacaaactcagactcatttaaggacatttaagataacattcattatctgtttacagttcttttatttgtttaaatgtttacagtgtatacattttatttttgaactactaattagtggtaattctgctatgcctgcaggaaaaaggaatctcaggattgtatatgaATGTCGTATaggtactctgaccataaatctgaaatcaaatcaGGTGCAATAAAAAAGATTTGATGCAACTTTATGTTCTGGTGAGACAATTCTTGTGGTATTactttcaattttggtctttgaTTTGAAGGAAAATGTATATTTGCATTGGATATAATGTTCAGAAGGTTTACAATTTATGGATAAAGGAATTTACATTTCAAGGGAGATTGGAATTGAGGGTTAGCCTGGAAATGGACAGAATGTATCAAAGATTAGTGTATCTATGGCAAAGGGTTTAATTGTAGAATAATCTATTTAAGGGGGAGTGGATAGTaattctttggaattctcttgCTCAAAGGGCTGTGGAGGGAGTGTCACCGAAGAGATTCATGGTAGAGACAGATAGACATTTGCACTCCAAGGGAGTCATGGGATATAGGAAGAGTGAGAAAACTGTACTGATGCCAAGATAAAGTTAGAATTAATCACTGGCCTGAGAAGTAAACTAGTCTAACTTTATTCCTATTTATTATGTCCAGATTATTGAAGTTTACATCAATACAGTAAATATACAAAGGTAGTTAGTAAAAAATAACCAACACACAAGAAAAAACTCAAGTAAAAGGCAGTAGGAGAGGAGTGGTAGCTGCAGCAGATTCAATTGTAACTATCAAAAGGAGCTGGTTAAATATCTGAAAAGTTCTCAACATTGAGAATGTGTGAGTGGGGTAACAAGATTTCTCTTATGCCAGATAGTCTGAATGTCTGTGTAATAACCatgttttaatttagaaatatgaACAAGTTAATAGGGACTGGGGGAAAGAAGCACATAGCAGAATGAATGTGATAAAGTATAATCATGAATATTTTCTCTAAAGTGGGAGATTGAAAAGATTGGCTGTCAAGAGGGTCTTGGCTATCTTGTACAAATTAATGAAAGTTAACACAGCTGCAACATGAAACCACAAACTGTAGGATAATTTGAATTGAAACATTCTACTATACCATAATTATATGGGGTCCCAAAACTGTAAGATATACAAATTTCCCTATCCACAGGAAGCTACATTTCCAATTGAATGCATGCAACAGAAGTTCATGAAATGAACTGATTCATACTCTCCTGCacttattgaaataaataaaatactcATATAGGGGATAACCGAATTAAAGACATTTCTCTGTGAACATGGGTTTAGAGGCATGGACTGAGATAATAAGATATCTCCCAGAGTAGAGAATCTTTCTAACCAAAAGGGTCacagaatatattttaaataaatcgaATATTCAAGGAATCGCGTATGAATGTTGGACCATTGGACATTAAATAAAAACAGCCAGAACTTATCACGTTGCTGACAGGCTCGATGGGCAGAAGGACCTACTGATGCTTTTATTGTAGTAGTCACCAGCACAGGATGGATGATGCCCTCAAGGTCTGGGGCCACTACACGCTGGGGTGAACCGTGAATACAAGGAAAAGCCCTGCCCGTGTTGGTACAGTGAGGTTCAAACGTTCCCTGTCATTTGTCACACACAGAGCTTTCCCACAAGCCCAGCTTTCTCCCGCTGTcttcttcccttccttccccacccccgcCGCTCACCCTCTTCTGATGCGAATCCACCCAGTAGACCGAGGGCTCCTTGTGCCTTAGAATCCCGGATTTACACGCAGTCAGACCCAGCCCGGAATCTTGCCGCCGCAGGCCAGGCCCGCACAGCACCTTGGCGCTGTGCGTGGTcgggaaagtcagcaggtcaccgGCCAACACTACGGCTCCCACGGCCTCCTCTGCAGACCGCGCCATGCCGCCGGCCACCGTCAGGCCACGTGACGGTCTAAAGCGCAATGACGCCACAACCTCACCGTCACTCGGCCGCTCTGCGTCGAAAGCGAGGCTCACTTCCGTCACCTGACCAAGGACGAGGGTGTGCAAAGCCTGTGGGTGAAGTTCAATCAAAACGCTGGAGAAAGTCGGCGCGTCCAATGGTGAACTTGATATGAGATTAGATTCAGCTTTATTGTTATTGTGCCAGTAACATGAAATGCAATTACCATCCAACCAGGATAAAAAAAAAGTCTCATATACAAGACAAATAAACAAtcgcattcagcaagcaaacaattataaaagtactgacagtacaatgtgactGGAGAACCACTCAGTGTTGTGATtgaaggttcagcagggtcacagcatAGGGAAAAAAGCTCTTTTTAAGCCTGCTGGTTCGCGGCCGAAGGCTCCTGTAGCACCTACCAGttggaagaagagtaaaaagttcaTAGTTAGGTTGAGATGCatccttatttttttttcaattttatttaattgtttgcattattgcaggaaaaaaatattaatcaaatatccatagccaataatacaaaaaaagtacttttatatattctccccatcccttctcccaaccaaaagtaagaaaaggaaagaaacacctaccatttaatatagaATATTTAGCAgagacaatcattaattgataTTAGAAATTACTAATTAAGTGGAGCGGATAAGACAGAAGAGGTGgacggaaaattatccataaaatcccaatatggtttccaaatactataaaaattttcaactcgattccttaaactatatgtaattttttttccaaaggtatacaatttcgcatctcattataccatctacttagtaacacttctctctcatctttccatgatatcgctatacatttctttgcagttgctattgcaatacttaaCAATTTTTCTTggcatttgtccaatttcaattttatgtccaatttcaattttatatccttttcgtaaatatctccaagtaaaaatattcttggatccgttggtatctttatcttcataatttgccctaataataaactcagttcattccaaaacctttccacttcttCACAAGatcacactgaatgcaaaaaaactCCCTATTTCTTTTGCTCATCGAAAACACTAGTGAGatgaatccttgatgatgctcttcgcACTGTCCAGACAGCATTCCTGATAGATGTTTCTGTTGGTGGGCAATTGAATGCCAATAATTtcctgggcagttttcaccacccactGAAGTGCTTTACGGTCTGATATGAGACAATTGTCATATCACACTGAGATGCCAAAGGTAAGTACAGCGTTAAAAAGCCATCAATATCTTGGGACGGAAGTGTACTTTCTTCAAGCTCTTCAAGAAATAAAGACgctgttgtgcctttttgatcagAATGGAAGAGTTCAGGGTCCAGATGAGATAATTGGAAATGGGAACATcaaggaatttaaagcttgatacacggtccaccacaactccattgatgtaaatggGGATGTGAATGTGGCTTTCAGCATGCCTGAACTCCAAAATGATCTTGGTCTTCTGAGCACCAAGTTATTGTCGGCACAACACTCGGCCAGGTGCTGGACCCCGTTCCTACAGGCTgtctcatcatcccctctgatatatagtaaagataaagatacataaccaacatatcAGGCTTGAGCAAGGTAAGGAAAAATGGTATTGGGTGGGAGGAGCATGGACCCAATTTAATTGTCTCatatactatcccaccaaggccatctgtaaattggaggaataacaccagATTTCCTGTATGGGCCCTCTCTAGTTgcatgacattaacatcaacctctctggtttctgctaacttactctccattctccctccattcccttccccctgtctttcccttagctctccacctgATTCCCTCTATTTattgagccatccctcctctcctgcttgctgctgtgccctccctcccttctccacctattgcctcctggctttgggactgtgctcctctcctatCCCtctcccctaccattttgttcaggcgccctTGCttaagctcaaaacattggttatgcatctttatctttgcaatataaagaaagactcgcattgtgtttttactttgatcTCTGTGTCTGGAGATATTTGTGTTTTACTTGTAACAAtggacagtgatggaaatgtatagaTACAAAAATAAGAGTGGGAAGAGATTTTGCACGATTTTccttttgttaaaaaaattattgtgaataaagtatttttggaaaaaaaacaatagtgTTGTGCAAAGTGCTCTCCAAATCTGCATTATCTTCTGAAGTGATGAGGAGACCAAATTGTGAATGTTGAATGCTGAATTGAAGGAAATGCAAGTGAACTGCTGCTTCACCCAAAAGGCTTGGATAATGAGAAAAAAGAAAGTGTTTGGAGAGTGCCCTGAGGAGGGGAGTAGTTGAGGAACCAGAGAGTCATAGAGGAAACATTCATTTCTGTATGGAAAGGAGAGGTGAGGGCAAGATATTTCTGGGAGTGGAATGCCATTGTCTCCTTTATTATCAAGGCTTGCTGCTGAGCTCTATGTGAAGGGTAAAGGTCCTTTCTCTTTCCTTAATTTTACatcactctttcccctccccttcctaaagGTACAGAATTCTGCTGGGCAAAATTCCTTTAGGCACAATCAATTTCTAGctatctaatccaagtattttggTCCCCATTGATGGCTTTGTCTTCCTGAAATTGCAATGGGCTAAATGGTATGCAACTTTTAAGGGCCAGATATTGCAGTGTCATTGTGCAAGGACCTATTTTAGTGGTCTGTATGAAATTCAAGACCAGTCTCAATTATGAACAATGTCCTGATTGATATTTAAATGAGAGAAATATTACAATTATACTTTACAACAGTGTAATTCAAATGAAAACCAGCAGCAACGATGATTTCAAGAAGAGCTTAAAACATGAAGGATCACACTCTTTAAATTGCAATACTGAAATGTTACACTCATATGCCACACTCTATAAACATAATAAAGTGTActggacctgaaatattaactctctcTTTCCAGAATGACTGCCaacttccaatattttctgttttatatctCTTTAAAGATGAAATATTCTTTAAAATTAAGTATTATTCTGAACCCTATTTATTAGATGATGGTAAAAGAAATATCACAAGTTAATTTAATAATGGAGAAACAATCCTCTATTTTTGTACAGGACATTCTGTATAATATAGTACTGTTAGCAATCCTATTAATATAATTTTAATAATATATTTTATTGATTGCAATTCCAAAGCTTTGGGAATCTCGggcgagaccacacttagagtattgtgttcacttctggtcacctcattatcgaAAAGACGtgaaagctttagagagggtacagaggagacttaccaggatgttgaatggattggaaaataagtcttatggggcaaggttagcagagctgggactttggagcaaaaaaaggatgagaggatgcttaatagtggtctacaagattctgagtgtCATAAATAAGCACCTTTTTCCCTATAGCAGGTATACCAAACACCAGAAgatatttgtacaaagtgaagagacatcaggggtaagtgttcTTGgtgagttgtggatgcctggaatgccttgccagggattgaCGTGGAGATTGAAgcactgggggcatttaaaagactcttaaagcaggcacatggatgacaaaaaaatagagggttatgagataggaagatttagtattttttggtaggaatatatgggttggcaacatcaagggctgaagagcctgtgccACACTGTTCTATAATATCAGAAATAAATTCAAGGAAAATAGCACATCATCAGTGTAATGGAAAACATAGGTTTTGTGAGGCTTTATAAATGTTGGCAGAGAGAATAAATTTCCAGAGGTTGGGAATTGCAGAAAGTACTCCTATCATTTGAGGGTGAAGGGTTGAAGAGACAGCAAGAGGAATGGTGATTGGCcagggaaagtttgtagtggaaCTGAGATTACAGAATTTTATATTTAGCAGTTTGAAAATGAGGATCTATTGTAGGACAGCAGGCATATCAGTGATGAACAAGAGggagttttctttctttttcaatcttttcattAACATTTAATAACATATGCagaaggagaatagaaataacacaattaaaatgctatgtccaagtctacataaattccaaagagtgaaaatatgacatattagaaataaatctcctaataaagaaaacagataaagaaatatttataTTATGTATAAAAAACCAAACTAATCTACTAAAAATATAGAAAAAACAACTGAATGGCCTATCCCAGTCCACACCTACATATAACAAAAATGGCAAGAGTTAGAAGTgttaattgttaggtctgctttgttcatgaatgagtgagacaaacaccaggctgagtcgaaatcagggttctttgttctttattaccggattgtaacacttgcgattaaacatgttagtcggagaatgcattctgccgttatcagcaaaatggtgattttttatacccttggatacatgcttagaacatcatcatatcattacttgtccaatgactaaaactgttgctatcctttccctgctagcttcctgcctctcaatccatcaatgtctctcttatcttgtaagtacaaggatgcatttacatcttgttacagccctgtacattcccatc
This genomic window from Narcine bancroftii isolate sNarBan1 chromosome 3, sNarBan1.hap1, whole genome shotgun sequence contains:
- the LOC138756300 gene encoding exosome complex component RRP40-like, with the protein product MARSAEEAVGAVVLAGDLLTFPTTHSAKVLCGPGLRRQDSGLGLTACKSGILRHKEPSVYWVDSHQKRYVPIKGEYVIGIVTTKSGDVFKVDVGGSEQASLSYLAFEGATKRNRPNVQVGDLVFAQFVVANKDMEPELVCIDSCGRSNGMGVIGPDGLLFKVSLSIARKLLSPNCEVIKDLGKLYPFEIVIGMNGRIWVKTRTIKHTLLVANVLESCEIMTTEQRKRAFKILSENVL